AGGGCTTTACGCACGCTCTCGATGAATGCTTTTTTGTCACCGGAGAACTCTTCAGTTGCTGGTCCATTCAGGATTTTGCTAGCTGCTACACGCTCGTCCTTCATCGCAGACAGGAAACGGGAGAATACGGATTCTGTAATCATGGACAATGGAACGCCGAGATCCAGCGCACTTTGGCTTGTCCATTTACCTGTTCCTTTTTGTCCAGCCGCGTCCAGAATGACGTCAACCATTGGTTTGCCCGTTTCCGGATCGTATTTCGAGAAGATATCTGCTGTGATTTCGATCAGGTAGCTATCCAGCTCTCCTTGATTCCATTCCGTAAAGATTGCGTGCAGCTCTTCAACAGAAACGTTCAATACGGATTTGAGCAAGTGGTACGCTTCACCAATCAACTGCATATCTCCGTACTCGATACCGTTATGCACCATTTTCACATAGTGTCCGGCACCGTCAGGTCCAATATATGTACAACATGGATCGTCACCGACTTTGGCCGAGATCGCCGTCAGGATCGGTTCAACCAGTTTATAAGCACTTTCCTGTCCACCTGGCATGATGGAAGGGCCTTTCAGTGCGCCTTCTTCACCACCGGATACACCTGTACCGATGAAACGTATGCCTTTGTCTTCCAACTCTTTACTGCGACGTTGCGTGTCAGGGAAGTATGCGTTCCCTCCATCAATGATGATGTCGCCCTCATCCAGGTGAGGAAGCAGTTGTTCAATGGTAGCGTCGGTCGCTTTGCCGGCTTGTACCATGATCAAAATTTTGCGCGGGGATTCCAGGGATGCTACGAACTCTTCAATGGAGAATGAGCCTGTCAGGTTTTTACCTTCAGCTTCTTTCAGAAGATCATTGGTTTTCTCCGGGGAACGGTTAAATACCGATACTGAGAAACCTTTGCTTTCAATGTTAAGGGCCAAATTTTTGCCCATGACAGCCAGGCCAATTACGCCAATTTGTTGTTTTGTCATCTGGTCCTCCATCCTTTGCTCCAATTAATTTTATTGAAATAAATTCTCAACAATACTCCCATTTTAACGGTTTTATGTATAGAAGTGAACCCCGTGGCACAGCTACGCAACGAGAAAACACCCCAATCTGCTGAGGTGTTCATCGTATTTTCATAAATACGGCCTTATCTTGTCATCCTTCCAACATTAACAGATGTCCAGACAACTGTTTTAAGACTTGACGGCAAGCATTTGCTTTTTCGATATTATCCATCTGCATGGCCGTGTAGAGGCGCTCCAGTTCATCGTCCACTTCCATGCGCAACAACATGAGCCTCTCCTCACCTTCACGCGAGAGGAACATTTCTTCCATCTCTTCCGCCGTCGGCGCAGGTTCCTTTTGAAAAATGACACGCTGCTTGAACCCGGACACTTCCACGAGCCGAATCACTTCACCGAATAAAATGTTCTCCACGGTCATCTGCTGATCCTTGAACCGCTTCACAACCGCATGCCCGCGTGTATCTCCAATCAGCTTCTCCAGCCACTCTGCAAGTTTTGCATCCTTAATGATATAATCCCCAGTCATCTTGTAGTTCCCTGTGCGTGTCTGTTGAAAGCGGAGCTTTACCAGCTTGCGGCCGGTCCGGACTGACAGGATAAAAAAGGATTCGTCCTCGCTCCAATATAGTGAATATCCCTCACGAATAAGGTCTCTGATCAAATTTTGGATATGCCGACGGTTGAACCGCAGCTCCAGATTGCAATATTCAACTTCATAACTCTTATTCACGGCACTCCCTCCATCTGTACCGGATCAACTCCGGCCCTCGTCTTCAATCGCTTCTACTCAATCGGCTTACCCTATTTTATACTTCATTTTATGTAAGGGTACTTGGTTATTTGACTATTTTTCACCGAAAGGACCGCCGGATTGCAGCTTTCCGCAGACGCACAGGGGCAAGCCCCCGATTATCGTGATATAACGGACGCGAAAAAGGGAGCTCCACAACCAAGACGGTTGGTGGAACTCCCTTTTCTTTTGCTTATTTGGCCGGAGCAGTGCGAAACGGATTGCGGGATAACACAAAGTGCACAACGGCAAGTCCTGCCATGACGATGGCACTGCCAATGAATGGAGCCGGATGGCTAACGTGGTCCCACAGCAGTCCGGAAACAATAGGGCCTACAACCATGCCTGATCCCTGCAATGTAAGGAAAAATCCCCAGATCGCTCCCCGCTCCCCTTTGGGAATTAGTGTGGCTACAAAAGCATTCCAGGCGGGCAGAATCATGGCATAACTGATGCCCACCAACATGACAACACCAAACACCACCGGAATGGATGTTATGGAGGAGAATGCGAACAGACTCGCCGCCGCCATCAAAAAACCAACGTTCAGGAACGGTTTCGTGCCAAACCTGTCTACCATTTTACCTACAGGCAGTAAGGCAATAACGGTTATTCCACCTCCCGCAATCAGCAACAAACTGTAAAGGTTCGGTGAGATGTGCAGATCTGTGCGTGTATATAGCGTGATTACTGGACTAAGCAAACCAATGACAAACGACTGCATAAACAAGGCAGGATACACCAGTGGATTAACATTAAGTGTGCTGCGTACCCGTTGTAGTGTACCCTTAACACTCTTTTGCAGCCGGATGAACGGCGTGAGCAGATTCGGTTTGGCTGGATATTTCACATCACTATTCTTCGCTGCTTGCTCGGCATGCTCTCCATCAACAATGACACGTCCAGGAAGAATCATGGCCACCAGAATAACGAGAATGGCACAACCCATCAACACGAGGAATATAGTTCGATAATCATGATGCGTGCGCTCCAGCAACCAGTTCATTCCTATAGGTCCAAGCCCCGTTCCGCCGAGAGCAGCCATCTCCAGCGCACCCATTGCTGTACCATTCTTGTTCTGTGGGCCAGACATCGCAGTCACCCCTGTCATGGCGCAAGGCCAGAGCGGTGACGTACCAATGCCAAGAATGAGACAGGCCATGGCCAGTCCAAAGGCACTTTTTAGAAAAAGGATCATAATAACAGCGATTAAGGTACAGATTAGTGCTGTAACCATCGTTGCGCGGAACCCGATCCGTTCTGCTGCCCAGCCGGAAGGCGCCCGGAACAGATTATCTCCCAGATATTGAAGAGCAAATGCCACACCAATGACGCCTGCAGACAGACCCAGTATATTGTCCATATAAACGGGCAAAACAGCTACCAACAGGGCCCCTTTGATAATTTCAACTAGAAAAAGTGTCAGCCACATCGCGATAAAAAATGGTGATCGCAAAATTTTGGCTGGTTTTGTATCGGTTTGCATTCTTTTTCCCCTTTCGCCGTTCAATTGCCTATTCCCTATCCTTAGTGTAACCGTGGGGAATGTGTCCAAATCTCGGCAATTCAAAAAATTGTCGATTATACTGTTGCATTCGGTTCTTAATTTGCTATACTCATCTTTGTTTACCAATTTTATTAGGAAGGGTCGTGACAGCACTGATGAATCACCACCGTACGCCGCTGTTTACCGCTTTAAAAAATCATGCGGCACTCAATCCGGTACAGTTTCATATTCCGGGCCATAAAAAAGGATTGGGAGCGGATACCGAATTCCGTGAATTTATTGGCGATAATGCCTTCTCCATAGATTTGATTAACATCGCACCGTTGGATGACCTGCATCAGCCAACCGGTGTCATTCAGGAAGCACAGATTTTGGCAGCAGATGCCTTCGGAGCCGATTATACCTATTTTAGTGTACAAGGCACAAGCAGTGCCATTATGACCATGATTCTGTCTGTATGTTCACCGGGTGACAAAATTATTGTGCCCCGTAATGTGCATAAATCGGTTCTGTCCGCCATTATTTTCTCAGGCGCCAAACCCGTATTTGTTTCTCCTTCACAAGATGCCAATCTGGGTATTGACCATGGAGTGACTACACAGTCTATCCGTCGCGCTCTTGAGCGTCATCCAGATGCCAAGGCATTGCTTGTAATTAACCCGACCTATTACGGCGTGGTTACAGATCTTAAAGAAATTGTTGAGTTGGCACACAGCTACCAAGTCCCTGTACTTGTTGATGAAGCACATGGTGTACTCATTCATTTCCATGAGGATCTACCGTTGTCTGCGATGGCAGCAGGTGCCGATATGGCTGCAACCAGTGTTCACAAGCTTGGTGGCTCCATGACACAGA
This Paenibacillus xylanexedens DNA region includes the following protein-coding sequences:
- the gndA gene encoding NADP-dependent phosphogluconate dehydrogenase, giving the protein MTKQQIGVIGLAVMGKNLALNIESKGFSVSVFNRSPEKTNDLLKEAEGKNLTGSFSIEEFVASLESPRKILIMVQAGKATDATIEQLLPHLDEGDIIIDGGNAYFPDTQRRSKELEDKGIRFIGTGVSGGEEGALKGPSIMPGGQESAYKLVEPILTAISAKVGDDPCCTYIGPDGAGHYVKMVHNGIEYGDMQLIGEAYHLLKSVLNVSVEELHAIFTEWNQGELDSYLIEITADIFSKYDPETGKPMVDVILDAAGQKGTGKWTSQSALDLGVPLSMITESVFSRFLSAMKDERVAASKILNGPATEEFSGDKKAFIESVRKALFASKIVSYAQGFAQMRAASDEYGWDLKYGNIAMIFRGGCIIRSQFLQNIKEAYDKDAALKNLLLDPYFQNIVESYQGAWREVVAAAVKQGVPVPGFSSALSYYDSYRTERLPANLLQAQRDYFGAHTFKRVDKEGSFHHNWME
- a CDS encoding MFS transporter, which translates into the protein MQTDTKPAKILRSPFFIAMWLTLFLVEIIKGALLVAVLPVYMDNILGLSAGVIGVAFALQYLGDNLFRAPSGWAAERIGFRATMVTALICTLIAVIMILFLKSAFGLAMACLILGIGTSPLWPCAMTGVTAMSGPQNKNGTAMGALEMAALGGTGLGPIGMNWLLERTHHDYRTIFLVLMGCAILVILVAMILPGRVIVDGEHAEQAAKNSDVKYPAKPNLLTPFIRLQKSVKGTLQRVRSTLNVNPLVYPALFMQSFVIGLLSPVITLYTRTDLHISPNLYSLLLIAGGGITVIALLPVGKMVDRFGTKPFLNVGFLMAAASLFAFSSITSIPVVFGVVMLVGISYAMILPAWNAFVATLIPKGERGAIWGFFLTLQGSGMVVGPIVSGLLWDHVSHPAPFIGSAIVMAGLAVVHFVLSRNPFRTAPAK